The following are encoded together in the Pedobacter steynii genome:
- a CDS encoding very short patch repair endonuclease produces MENKDPSLSKFLDGVKVVPFINVIIDYFRKTVAEVVCLFFIMADVHSKEVRSYNMSKIKGKDTKPELLVRKFLHKHGLRYRLHVKDLPGKPDIVLPKYKTVIFVHGCFWHGHENCKYYVVPKTRTEWWEDKISGNIMKDKFVEEKLLSAGWKILKLWECELKPGFKDENLRLLKNKLQNA; encoded by the coding sequence ATGGAGAATAAGGATCCGAGTTTATCTAAGTTTCTGGATGGCGTTAAAGTAGTACCATTTATTAACGTTATTATTGATTACTTTAGAAAAACAGTTGCCGAAGTAGTTTGTTTATTCTTCATTATGGCAGATGTACACTCTAAAGAAGTTCGCTCATATAATATGAGTAAGATTAAAGGAAAGGATACTAAACCCGAACTCTTGGTACGTAAATTTCTTCATAAACATGGACTTCGTTATCGTTTACATGTTAAAGATCTTCCTGGTAAACCGGACATTGTATTACCTAAATATAAAACAGTAATATTTGTTCATGGTTGTTTTTGGCATGGCCATGAGAATTGTAAATATTATGTTGTTCCCAAAACACGGACCGAATGGTGGGAAGATAAAATAAGCGGTAACATAATGAAAGATAAATTTGTTGAAGAAAAGCTTTTATCGGCTGGATGGAAAATTCTTAAATTATGGGAATGTGAGTTAAAGCCTGGTTTTAAAGACGAAAATTTGCGTCTGTTAAAAAATAAATTGCAGAATGCATGA
- a CDS encoding DNA cytosine methyltransferase: MNYIDLFAGAGGLSEGFKKVGFNPIAHVEADKAACYTLKTRLAYHYLNENNQIDIYNQYLKGDITRAELYSFIPQMLLNSVINESIGAETNESIFKKIDCIKENLKIDLIVGGPPCQAYSTMGRGALKHKKKDVRKQLYIEYGKFLLRYKPNMFVFENVPGLKTSDNGRHYKTIKEYFKLIGYRIDELLLNSWDFGVIQDRKRLILIGRKDSLDFSPIEFGNLHHKWDRDDIFDDLPSLQAGQGSRWCSYKTSTNEYLKNTSIRDATDFTTLHISRPHNERDLNIYKLAIAKLQNGVRLKNSDIPLEERTQNNIDDFLDRFKVVGKKPHTMIAHIAKDGHHFIHPNMEQLRSISIREAARIQSFPDNFYFEGIKEFQNRSAAFRQIGNAVPPLMAEIIANKIKKVLDGD, translated from the coding sequence GTGAATTATATAGACTTATTTGCAGGTGCAGGGGGATTGTCAGAAGGATTTAAAAAAGTTGGATTTAATCCGATTGCGCATGTAGAGGCAGATAAAGCCGCATGCTATACTCTTAAAACAAGATTAGCATATCATTATCTTAATGAGAACAACCAAATAGATATTTATAACCAATATTTAAAAGGAGATATTACAAGAGCGGAATTATATTCATTCATTCCCCAAATGCTGCTAAATTCTGTTATTAATGAATCTATAGGGGCAGAAACAAACGAATCAATATTTAAAAAAATAGACTGTATAAAAGAGAATCTTAAAATTGACCTTATAGTTGGAGGACCTCCTTGCCAGGCATATTCGACAATGGGCAGAGGTGCTTTGAAACACAAAAAGAAAGATGTACGAAAACAGTTATATATAGAATATGGGAAATTTTTACTACGGTATAAACCAAATATGTTTGTTTTCGAGAATGTACCTGGGTTAAAAACTTCTGATAATGGTAGACATTATAAAACCATTAAAGAATATTTTAAATTGATTGGATATCGAATAGACGAACTGTTATTGAATTCATGGGATTTTGGTGTGATTCAAGATAGAAAGCGTTTAATATTAATCGGTAGAAAAGATAGTTTAGATTTTTCGCCAATCGAATTTGGTAATTTACATCATAAATGGGACCGAGATGATATATTTGATGACCTTCCTTCATTGCAAGCAGGACAGGGGAGTAGGTGGTGTTCATATAAGACTTCTACAAATGAATATTTAAAAAACACATCCATTCGCGATGCGACAGATTTTACTACTCTCCATATAAGTAGACCTCATAATGAGAGAGATCTGAATATTTATAAATTGGCGATAGCTAAATTGCAGAATGGGGTACGATTAAAAAATTCAGATATACCTTTAGAAGAAAGAACTCAAAATAATATTGATGATTTCTTAGATCGTTTCAAAGTTGTAGGTAAAAAACCTCATACTATGATAGCTCATATAGCTAAAGATGGACACCATTTTATTCATCCAAACATGGAACAGCTTCGATCAATTTCCATAAGAGAAGCAGCTCGGATACAATCATTTCCTGATAATTTTTATTTTGAAGGAATAAAAGAATTTCAAAATAGATCAGCTGCTTTTAGGCAAATCGGAAATGCAGTTCCGCCTTTAATGGCCGAAATTATAGCAAATAAAATTAAAAAAGTACTAGATGGCGATTAA